A region from the Paludicola sp. MB14-C6 genome encodes:
- a CDS encoding ABC-F family ATP-binding cassette domain-containing protein yields the protein MSILNVEHVSHGFGGRQILEDASFRLLKGEHIGLVGANGEGKTTFLNIITGKLMPDEGNISWCKRITTGYLDQNTVLTQGKTIREVLRDAFSHMFELEQEMLAMYDKMTDCTDEEMAVLMEDVGEIQESLEHNGFYTIDSKIEEYANGLGLGEIGLDRLVNELSGGQRAKVLLAKLLLENPMILILDEPTNFLDENHVYWLTNFLKNYDNAFILVSHDTTFMNNVINVIYHVENATLTRYSGDYNYFLEMHELKRRQLEQAYEKQQKEIAQLEDFVARNKARAATANMAKSRQKKLDKMDVIELGKTKIKPTFSFKEARTPGKYVIEVKDLVIGYNEPLTRALNFHVERNQKIAIKGVNGLGKSTLLKTLLQIIPPISGTVAHDQFMEVGYFEQEESASSKTALDELWDEFPSMNAGEVRAALARCGLTNEHITSQMRVLSGGENAKVRLCKLMMKEANLLVLDEPTNHLDVEAKEELKKAVKEFKGTVLLVSHEPEFYEDVATAIWNVEDWTTKIV from the coding sequence ATGAGTATATTAAATGTTGAACACGTTAGCCATGGGTTTGGTGGACGTCAAATATTAGAGGATGCATCGTTTCGACTATTAAAAGGCGAACATATTGGATTAGTTGGTGCAAATGGTGAAGGTAAAACCACCTTTTTAAATATCATAACTGGCAAGCTAATGCCTGATGAGGGAAATATCAGCTGGTGTAAACGAATTACAACAGGTTATTTAGACCAAAACACAGTTTTAACACAAGGAAAAACAATCCGTGAAGTATTACGTGATGCCTTTTCACATATGTTCGAATTAGAGCAAGAAATGCTTGCTATGTATGATAAAATGACAGACTGTACTGACGAAGAGATGGCTGTTTTGATGGAAGATGTAGGTGAAATACAAGAAAGCCTAGAGCATAATGGGTTTTATACGATAGACTCTAAAATAGAAGAGTATGCAAATGGTTTAGGTTTAGGAGAAATCGGTCTTGATCGCTTAGTAAATGAATTGAGTGGTGGACAACGTGCAAAGGTATTGCTTGCAAAGCTGCTGCTTGAAAACCCTATGATTTTAATTCTCGATGAACCTACGAACTTCTTAGATGAAAACCATGTTTATTGGCTCACAAACTTCTTAAAGAACTACGATAATGCCTTTATCTTAGTATCCCATGACACTACCTTTATGAATAATGTAATCAATGTAATTTATCATGTAGAAAATGCAACATTAACTCGTTATTCCGGAGATTACAATTATTTTCTTGAAATGCATGAATTAAAACGCAGACAATTAGAGCAAGCTTATGAAAAACAGCAAAAGGAAATTGCACAGCTTGAAGATTTCGTTGCAAGAAATAAAGCGAGAGCAGCTACTGCAAATATGGCAAAAAGCCGTCAGAAAAAGCTTGACAAAATGGATGTTATAGAGCTTGGCAAAACAAAGATTAAGCCAACCTTTTCTTTTAAAGAGGCAAGAACTCCCGGTAAATATGTAATTGAAGTAAAAGATTTAGTTATCGGATATAATGAACCGCTTACAAGGGCATTGAATTTTCATGTTGAAAGAAACCAGAAGATTGCAATTAAAGGTGTAAATGGACTTGGAAAATCCACATTGCTTAAAACCTTGTTGCAAATTATTCCCCCAATCAGTGGAACCGTTGCCCACGATCAATTTATGGAAGTCGGCTATTTCGAGCAAGAGGAAAGCGCCTCATCTAAAACTGCTTTAGATGAATTATGGGACGAGTTTCCCTCTATGAATGCCGGTGAAGTACGTGCAGCACTCGCTCGCTGCGGTTTAACCAATGAACACATCACAAGCCAAATGCGTGTTCTTTCGGGCGGAGAAAATGCAAAAGTACGTTTATGTAAACTGATGATGAAAGAAGCAAACCTATTGGTACTCGATGAACCGACAAACCATCTTGATGTAGAGGCGAAAGAAGAACTAAAAAAAGCGGTAAAAGAATTTAAAGGAACCGTTTTATTAGTTAGCCATGAACCTGAATTTTATGAAGATGTTGCAACTGCAATTTGGAATGTTGAAGATTGGACAACTAAAATTGTATAG